The following nucleotide sequence is from Candidatus Paceibacterota bacterium.
TTACCTTTTTTATTATACATCGAAAGTGGCACCATTGTCAACTTCTTCTCCTTCTCCATATGAGAGAGTTCCAATATTTCTTTTTTGGTCAAAAGAAGTTTTCTCGTGCGAAGCGGGTCGTAGCCCCCAGGCATATTTTGAGCTTGATATGGAGGGATATTTGAACCAAGCAAAAAAACTTCTCCTCCGCGGACGACAGCATAAGCTCCCTCAAGCGAGCCCTGACCACCTTTAATAGACTTAACCTCAGGGCCGAGAAGCTCAATACCGGCTTCAAAGGTTTCTGTGATTTCGTAATTAAAGCGTGCTTTTTTGTTTTCGATAAAGGAAGTCACCGGGTAATTTTAACATGAGTTATAGGTTTTTTACTTTTCCTCTTTAAAAACACGATAAAATTCTGTTGATAAGAGTCGCGCGTCAATGGACGGTCGCGCGACATGATTTCGTCTAAATCATATACTCGCATTACGCATAATTTCTTGCTAAAAATTTGCGCGACCCCGACTCGGCTCGCCAGCCTCCGCCTCTCAATTGCTTCACATGTCGCAATTGAGCATCGCGCTCCGTAATGTTTTTAAAAAGGAAAAGTCTAGATTTTTAAGAAAAATCAAAAAGATTAGTTTTTGGGTCTAAAATACCGGAGGTACACCCGAAAGACCTTGCACAGCGCGACGGCGCGAGCAGAGAAAATTTTTAGCAAAAAATTATTCGTGTCTTTCGGGTGTACCTCAAAAAAGAAGAATTTATGATAATAATGCTAAGTTCAACACTATTTAAAACTGGTGTATAATATCGAAACTATGCAAATAAAAATGCCAAAAATGAAAGGAGTAAAAGACGGAAAGGGTGATAAAAAAGAACCAAAGCCGATGACCACACTTGGTTTGGTGAGTAATATTGCTACCGCGCTTTTAATTTTTCTATTAATAACTTCACTTTATTCATATATATCTGACAACGCCAAAAAAGCAGTAGACATTCCTATTTCGGAAGTGGCTAGCTTGGTACAAGAAGGGAAGGTGAAAAAGATTTCTGTTGAAGGAGAGAAGTTGGCACTCACTCTTACAGACGACACCTTGCGTGCTTCAAAGAAGGAAGCTGAGTCAGCACTGTCAGAAACTCTTTCTCGCTATGGGGTCACCTCTGAAAAACTTTCAAAAATAGAGGTTGTTATTTCAAATGACCGTGGAGCATCATTTTGGCTTTTGAATATTTTGCCATTTCTCATTCCAATTATTTTTGTAATCTTTTTCTTTTGGTTTTTGTCTCGACAAGTAAAAGGAGCAGGTATGCAGGCCTTCACTTTCGGGCAATCAAAAGCTCGTGTCATTGATCCTCTCGACTTAAACCAGAAAGTGACATTCAAAGATGTTGCCGGAGTGAAAGAAGCAAAAGAAGAACTTCGAGAGATTGTCGATTTTTTGAAAAATCCTAAAAAGTTTTTGGATATTGGCGCGCGTATTCCAAAAGGCGTTCTTTTGATGGGTGCGCCAGGTACAGGAAAGACTTTGCTTGCTCGCGCGGTTGCAGGGGAGGCAGCGGTCCCATTCTTCTATCTTTCAGGTTCAGAGTTCGTGGAAATGTTTGTCGGCGTTGGTGCTTCTCGCGTGCGTGACCTTTTCGCAATGGCCAAAAAAGCCGCGCCAGCCATTATTTTCGTCGATGAGATTGACGCTGTCGGACGGGTACGTGGTACAGGCGTTGGTGGTGGCAACGACGAACGTGAACAGACATTAAATCAAATCTTGGTTGAGATGGATGGTTTTGAGCCGACTGAAAAAGTGATTGTCATGTCCGCGACAAACAGACCAGATGTTTTGGACCCAGCTTTGCTTCGCCCAGGTCGTTTTGATCGACGTGTGATTTTGGATTTGCCTGATCGCGATGAACGTGAAGAAATTTTGAGAATTCATAGTTTGAAAAAGCCGTTGACCGAAGATGTTAATCTCCGTGTTATCGCTGAGCGTACCCCTGGATTTTCTGGTGCTGACTTATTCTCACTTATGAACGAAGGTGCAATTTTGGCTGCCCGCGAGGTTCGTAAAAAAGTTTCGCAATATGACCTCATTCGTTCTATTGAAAAGGTGATGATGGGGCCAGAAAGAAAGAGTCATCTTCTTTCAGTTAAAGAAAAAGAAATCACCGCTTATCACGAAGCTGGACATGCTTTGCTTGCATCGGTTTTGCCATACGCTGACCCTGTGCACAAAGTTTCAATCGTTGCCCGCGGGCGTGCTGGGGGATACACTCTTAAACTTCCGATTGAAGAAAGAAAGCTCCAGTCAAAGAAAGAATTTTTGGATGACATCATTGTTTCACTTGGTGGATATGTCGCAGAAGAAACAGTTTTTGGTGACCTCACAACAGGACCATCAAACGACTTGCAGGTTGCAACCGCTCTTGCACGCGACATGGTCACGAAGTATGGAATGTCTGACAAAATGGGACCCGTGGCTCTTGAGGGTTCTGGTGGACGTGTGCTTTTTGGCACAGGTGTTTCAGACCACGGATATTCAGAAGTTGTTTCTGCAAAAATTGACGAGGAAGTTTCAAAGATAATGAACGACTCGATGAAGAAGGCGCAGACAGAAATAAAAGCAAATAGAAAAATACTTGATGCCATCGCCAAAGAACTTATCTCTGTTGAAACTATTGAACGTGAGGAGTTTGAAAAGATTCTTGTGGCTAACGGCATAATGCCAAAGAAAGGGGAAGGGATAGATATAGTTTCATAGAACAGCTAGATTTATCTATGTCGGTATGTTTTTAATGTGGATATGAATAATAAATTCTCATCTTGGAAAACTATTACAATTGGTAATTATAAAAATACCGATGAACTTAAGGAAGATATTTTGAAATTAGGATTTCGCATTGGTGACTGGGCTAACGACATACTCAATGATCCCTCCTTCGATCTGGCTTCTAAAGAAATAAAGATAGATTTAATCTGCATCACTGTTGGTGAACTTGGTTTTAAAAACGGTGCTTACCTTAAAGAAATTCAAGATAGAGCACTAAGTCTTGGTCTTAAGTACTGCCCAATGGAAGTTGGCCCTCAATTGCGCCGACAGTATATAGACCAGCCTAGACTCGAGTCTCTTCAGATAGGAATGCAATCACAGGTTGATTCAAAAGGACACAAGAGTGAATTTAGAGTTGTGCATGGAGTTGATGGTTTTATGTGGCTAGTTGGCGACCATAAACATCAAGATAATTTTTGGGAAGAAGGCGAACAGTTTATTTTTGTAAAATGATTTAAATTTTAATATCAAAATGTTATTTTGATATTTTATTTAATCTCTCCTCAATCAAATCTATTTTTCCACTGACGTTTTGATAGTGTGATTTTTTAGAAGCATAGAATTCATAATCCCTTTTGGTGTGAGAATCACCACCACCACTTTCTAGTGCTTTATATTTTTTGATCAGCTTTTTGAGCATCTCCTGCTCTTCTTTTACTTCCTTCTTATACTTTCCTTTGATTCCCAAACCATAAGTTGTTTCAAGCCCATCAATACGTTTTTGCTTGAGCAATTTTTCTACAAGCTTTGGAGGTACTTCTCTTCTTGTTGTGAAATAGTGAGCAATGAAAGCTAAACCTCCAGCATTTCGAATTAGAGTGACTGCCTCGTCTAAATCCGGCTTATCATCTATTTCAACAGAACATGGTTTGAAAGCGTGGTGTCCCAAAAAAAGACTATATGGATATTGGTACTCCCCAATAGACATCATCAAATCATATTCTTTTTTTATT
It contains:
- the ftsH gene encoding ATP-dependent zinc metalloprotease FtsH, whose protein sequence is MQIKMPKMKGVKDGKGDKKEPKPMTTLGLVSNIATALLIFLLITSLYSYISDNAKKAVDIPISEVASLVQEGKVKKISVEGEKLALTLTDDTLRASKKEAESALSETLSRYGVTSEKLSKIEVVISNDRGASFWLLNILPFLIPIIFVIFFFWFLSRQVKGAGMQAFTFGQSKARVIDPLDLNQKVTFKDVAGVKEAKEELREIVDFLKNPKKFLDIGARIPKGVLLMGAPGTGKTLLARAVAGEAAVPFFYLSGSEFVEMFVGVGASRVRDLFAMAKKAAPAIIFVDEIDAVGRVRGTGVGGGNDEREQTLNQILVEMDGFEPTEKVIVMSATNRPDVLDPALLRPGRFDRRVILDLPDRDEREEILRIHSLKKPLTEDVNLRVIAERTPGFSGADLFSLMNEGAILAAREVRKKVSQYDLIRSIEKVMMGPERKSHLLSVKEKEITAYHEAGHALLASVLPYADPVHKVSIVARGRAGGYTLKLPIEERKLQSKKEFLDDIIVSLGGYVAEETVFGDLTTGPSNDLQVATALARDMVTKYGMSDKMGPVALEGSGGRVLFGTGVSDHGYSEVVSAKIDEEVSKIMNDSMKKAQTEIKANRKILDAIAKELISVETIEREEFEKILVANGIMPKKGEGIDIVS
- the smpB gene encoding SsrA-binding protein SmpB, translating into MTSFIENKKARFNYEITETFEAGIELLGPEVKSIKGGQGSLEGAYAVVRGGEVFLLGSNIPPYQAQNMPGGYDPLRTRKLLLTKKEILELSHMEKEKKLTMVPLSMYNKKGKIKVSLGIARGKKKFDKRETLKKRDDMREISRTLKNSL